The Haloplanus sp. CK5-1 genome segment CGGCGCCACCGCTGGAACTCGTCTGGTCGACCCGGACGGTGTACGCTGGCATCGCGGCGAGGTCGTGGGCCAGAGCGTTCACGACCCCCGTCTGCCCCTCGAACTCGCCGCTCGCCATGTTCGAGACGTAGAGGTGGTCGACGGCGTCCGGCGCGACACCGGCGTCGTTCAGACACGCCGATCCAGCCTCCGAGAGCAGGTCGAGGACCCACCCGTCGCGCTGGCCGAACTTGGTCATCGACGCACCGATTATCGCTACGTTCTTCATAGGTTCGTTCGCGTAACCCACGGGCTTACCCTTTACTCTTGGTCAAAGCGCCAGGGTGTCGACGACGACCGCCAGCAACAGCGCGCCGAGGTAGGCGTTCGAGGCGTGGAACGCCCGGAACGCGGCCGACTCGGTGCGGTCGAGGTGGAGGCGGATCACCGCCCACAGGAACACTGCACCGAGCGCGACGGTCGTGAGGACGTACACCCAGCCGAGCGACGACCACGCGGCGAGCGCGCCCGCGCCGACGAACGTCGCGCCGAGCCACCAGAGGATGTGTTTCCGGGTCTCCGTCTCGCCACGGACCACGGGCATCATCGGGAAGCCACCGCGGGCGTAGTCGTCCTTGTACGCCAGCGCGAGGTTGTAGAAGTGGGCGGGTGTCCACAGGAAGATGACCGCCGCCAGAAGCAGGCCGCCGACGCCGACCGATCCCGTGACCGCGGCCCAGCCGATCAGCGCCGGCAGCGCGCCGGCCGCACCGCCGATGACGGTGTTCTGGACGGTGTTGGGTTTCAACACGAGCGTGTAGATCACGCTGTAGAACACGATGGCGACGAGACCGAGAACGGCGACGAGGAGGTTGACCGCGGCGAAGGCGGCGAGCGATCCGACGGTCAACAGGCCGCCGAAGGCGAGAGCGTTGCGCACCGACACCACGTCCGTCGCAAGCGGACGGTCGTTGGTCCGGGACATCCGGCGGTCGATGTCGCGCTCGAAGACGTGGTTGAACGTGCCGCTGGCCCCGATGGAGAGGACGCCACCGAGCAGCGTCAGGACGACCGTCCGCGGGGCGAGTGACGGGCCGGCCGCGAGCGCCATGCCCGCGGAGGCGACGAGACAGAGTAGCCACATCAGGCGCGGCTTCATGAGACGGAAGTACGCGTTCGCGAGCGCACGGACATGGGCGACCGGGTCGTCGGGGAGAGACGGTTGGTCACCTCCGGCGTCGTCCGGGCGTTCGGGCGGCGTGAGCGCGTCGGGGTCGG includes the following:
- the cyoE gene encoding heme o synthase, with amino-acid sequence MGVYLLVLVGTTVAVTDATRTCAAWPVCGSGVALPTTAAGALVVGHRLAAVVVGLLVLAAGVAAVRSDTSRRIRIALGVAVVCYPVQAALGALVATTGAAAPLPAVHLLVGLVIFGGLVAALAWTLETRTGDPSDGPVTDPDALTPPERPDDAGGDQPSLPDDPVAHVRALANAYFRLMKPRLMWLLCLVASAGMALAAGPSLAPRTVVLTLLGGVLSIGASGTFNHVFERDIDRRMSRTNDRPLATDVVSVRNALAFGGLLTVGSLAAFAAVNLLVAVLGLVAIVFYSVIYTLVLKPNTVQNTVIGGAAGALPALIGWAAVTGSVGVGGLLLAAVIFLWTPAHFYNLALAYKDDYARGGFPMMPVVRGETETRKHILWWLGATFVGAGALAAWSSLGWVYVLTTVALGAVFLWAVIRLHLDRTESAAFRAFHASNAYLGALLLAVVVDTLAL